The DNA region TCCCGGAGATTTCCTTGAGTTTTTCCAAAGCCTCTTTTCCGCTAAAGGCCGAAATGACCTGAAGATCTCTTTTGGCGAGACGTTTGGTCATGGTCTCTACAAAGGGGACTTCATCATCCACCAGAAGTACATGGGCTATCGGCATAAGATACTCCTTTCATTTTGCATCGCTTATTATTTCCGTTTTTTTAGAAATCGGAAGCTTGACGTCAAAGGTCGTGCCCTCCTCCAGAACGCTGCGGACGTCGATTTCACCCCCGATTTTTTTAACAATTCCGTAGCAGATGGACAGGCCTAAACCGGTCCCCTTGCCCACCGCTTTGGTGGTAAAGAAGGGGTCGAATATCCTGGCAAGATACTCTCGGGGGATTCCCGGCCCATTGTCGGATACAGTGACCACCACGCGATCTTCCTCCAGCCGGCTGCTGATATTGAGCGTACCCCCCTTTTTTTCCATGGCGTCCAAAGCATTATTGATCAGGTTCAGAAAAACCTGCTGGAATTCAGTTGGCGAGACTTCGGTGAGCGGCAGATCCGGGGTAAGATCGGTATGAATGGTTACATTGCTGTATTTCGCGCGCTGATCGGAAATGCCCACCACCTCTTGGATCAAGGTGTTGATCTGGACTTCGTGCACCCGCGGATCGGTTTTGCGGGCAAAACTCAGCAGCTTATGGGTAATTTCCTTACAGCGTTTGCCCTGGGTGTTGATCTGCTTGAGGGCCCGGTTGAATTCCTCCAGGTTTTGACTTTGCCCGAATTCTTCTTCCGACAGCAGGTCCTGGATCCAGCCGGCTTCCTCCACCATGATGGCGACCGGATTATTGATTTCATGGGCGATGCCGGCGGCCAGCTCGCCGATGGAAGCCAGCTTGCCGGTTTCGATGACCTGCTGGTTCATCATCTCCTTTTCGCGGTCTGCCTTGGCAATCCGGCTGACCATGCGTTTCGATACCAGGAATGCCATGGTGATGATGGCCAGCGCGCCCAGCAGAAAAATAGCCAAGGCGATTTTTTGGGTCCGGTTGAAATCGGCGTAGGCGTCGGCAGCGTCCTGCCGGTATATCAGCAGCCAGTCCCCGTGCTTGAGGGATGCCGCTACAAAAATTCTTTTCCGGCCGGCCTCGTCTTTTTTTTCAATTATATCAATGCCGTCTTTGCTTTTGGCAACGCTATCGATAAAGTGCAGGTACGTTTCTTTATCAGCGACGGCATCGGCTTGAGACGTTGTCTGGAATTCGCCGGCTTTATTTAAAATAAAAGCCGAGCCGGTTTTGCCGATACGGATGCTTTCCACCAGAGAGTTAAAGGACTTAAAATCGATGGTGGTCCTCAAAATCCAATCATCCCCCTGCCGGTTCTGTTTGACTGCGATAATAAAGTGGGGGATTCCCCGCAATCCCAGGAAGACATCGCTGATATAGAAATCGCTTTTGATGGCTTTTTTAAACCAGTCGGATTGAGAATAAAGAGCGTTTGCCAATCCAAACGGTCCGGCATAAGCGACCTGAAAACCGTCCGCGTTGATCAGGCCGAGATCTTCAAAAACAGCGTTGTATTCTCTTTTCAGCTCGGTCAATTTCCCCCGCAAAAAGTTTTCATTGCGCAGTTCATCAAGGCTGAAGGATTTTGAAGTAAAACGCAGGTCGCTCAGCTTTTCATTTAAAAATCCGTCAATATGCTGCTTATGCTTCAGGACCAGTTCTTTGAGATGGGCACGGACTTTTTCATGGTGAGAGGACCGGAACTGTTCCAGAATAATACCGATGACCAGAATCATGGGGGTAAGGGAAACAATGATGACGATGAGGATCAGCTTACGTGTCAATGAGTGGTAATAAAGATTATTGGGGGTGTCTTTTCGGTTCATTTTATTAGGATCCGCCGGTGTCTGTATTTTTATGGGGTGATGCTGCTGCCGTCCTAACGCTCGACTGCTGCAGGATATCTGAAACGACCTCTCTGAGTTTTTCGATGCTGCTTCCCCTTTTTTCGACAAACGCGGCTGCGTTTGCAAGGTCTTTGTGGGTTTCATAATCGGATATCAATGTATGCACGACTACCGGAAGCGTCGGGATACGGTTGCGAACTTTTTTGAGCACGGCGGACTCCTCCACATCCGGCAAATCAGGATCCAGTATCAGCAGATCGACGGGCGCGTTCTGATATACCTGTTTGACAACGTCTCGGCCCTTATCCGCCAATATAATCCGATATCCCGCTGCCGTCATTTCACGCCTTAAAAATTCACGCACATGCGGATTCCGATCCGCAATTAAGATGGTGTATTTTCTTTCCACAGGCAGTCCTTGCAAGAGTGTTTGTAAATGCTGTCAGCAAGGTTTGTGCCAGCCTGTTTCAAGAATGAATTCGATTGTAACCGTTTGTAAATAAATAATAAATATTTATTTAAAAATTTTTTTGAGTATGGATGACGACAGGTTGTGTCGGGTTTCTTTACAGAATGTAAAACAGGGACCGGTCTGAAAAAAAGGATGTCCGGTAAGACGGCAAGGCCCCGTTCATTTTTCCGGGTCCATAATTTCGGGCAAGGGGAAGTTGCCGGGGAGTGGTTCAGGTCTGCCGGCGACGCAAAAGCCGCCGGGTCTTATTTTCATGTCAGGCTGTCTCCCAGGAATAGACACTTCCCGGCCGGCGACCGAGCCGGTATCGGGTCAAGGACACCGGCGTTAAAAATTTAATGTATGATATCAAAAAGTTATAATAATAATAAAACGAAGTCGCAAAGGCATCCGGATCGGCATGGTTTTTGAATGGTATTTCGATGAAAGGGAAAAGGCAATTTCCATCTTAGGAATTATCATCACCACGGTTGGGTCGGCCGGCAGGAGCCAGACGCCGTAGGCGAAAGGCTCGGGATGGGGTGACGGCGGCAGCCGGGAGAGGATAGCGGTAAACCGGCCTGCCGGTCGACAAACCGGAACCTTTTGAAAATAATTATTTTTTTAAATCTGAACAACCAAGAGGAGAAACCCATGTCAGCGAATACCTCAGTCGCACAAGAGCGAGATGAATTGCAGGAATTCAGCCCGGAACAATTGGCGGCCGTAGATGCCATTATTGAACATCATCAGTTGAAGCCGGGCGCCCTCATCCCTGTTCTGGAGGAGATTCAGGAAGCGATCGGGTATCTACCCAAGGCCATCCAGCGCAAAGTCGCCTTCGGTCTCAAGATTCCTTTCAGCGAGATCTATGGGGTCGTTACCTTCTATTCATTTTTTACCATAAAACCCCGGGGCCGTCATACCATCCGGACCTGCCTGGGAACGGCTTGTTACGTCCGCGGCGGCAAGCGCATTGCGGAAAGCTTGGCACAGGCTTTCGGCATCAAGGATGGCGAAACCACACCGGACCGACGGTTCACTTTCGAGACGGTGCGCTGTCTGGGCGCCTGCGGATTGGGTCCGGCGATGGTTGTGGACAACGACGTCCACGGGCGGGTCAAACCGGCCAAGGTCAAGGACATCCTGGAGCCTTACATTTAATCCATTTAAGGAGTGGGAGCGATGGCAAAACTGACAATTGCGGACTTGAAAAAGATCAAGGACAGGGTGCATGCGGAAACGGCCCTGCGTCAAGGGGATCGCCGCGCACGGGTGACCGTCCACATGGGAACATGCGGAATCGCCTCGGGGGCGCGCGAGGTGATGGACGCGCTGATGCGCGCGATCGAAGAAACCGGCGTATCCGATGTGGCCGTTACCACATCGGGTTGCATGGGGTTGTGCAGCCGGGAACCCCTCGTAACCGTTGAAATCACCGGGCAGGAGCCCATCAAATACGAATATGTGAACCCCAACAAGATGCGGCAGATCTTCAAGCGCCACGTTCTGGAAGGCGAGATCCAGACCCCGTTCGTGCTGGCCCGGGGAGCCGAGATCGTAAAATAGGTATAATAGCCCGGGGGCGGTTGGCGCCGCACCGGCATCGATACGCCATATTCTCGAAGATACAGGAGGAAATCCATCATGAAGGTGTTTCGCGCACATTTGCTGCTTTGCGGAGGAACGGGCTGCCATGCGTCGGGCAGTCTCGAAGTCAAGAAGGCCCTCCTCGCAGAACTGGATAAGAGAGGGTTGGCCGGTGAGATCAAGGTCGTCGAGACCGGTTGCAACGGCTTCTGCGCCATGGGACCGGTCATGGTCGTTTATCCCGAGGGCGTCATGTATATGATGGTCCAGGTAGGGGATATTCCGGAGCTGGTCGAGGAACATTTACTCAAGGGCCGGGTGCTGGAGCGTCTCCTTTACAAGGAGCCCGTAACCGGCGAGGTCATTCCCACGATGCAGGAGATTCCGTTTTTCGCCCTGCAGGATCTCCGCGTTCTCCGCAATCGGGGCATCATCGATCCGGAAATCATCGAGGAATACATCGCCTGCGACGGTTACGCCGGAATGGCCAAGGCCCTGACCGAAATGACGCCCGAAGAGATCGTTAAGGAGGTCCTGGACTCCGGTCTGCGCGGGCGCGGCGGCGCCGGGTTTCCCACGGGACTTAAATGGAGATTTGCCTCGCAGTCGCCCGGAGACATCAAGTATGTCCTGTGCAACGCCGACGAGGGGGATCCCGGCGCCTTCATGGACCGGAGCGTACTGGAGGCCGACCCTCACGCTGTGCTGGAAGGGATGGTCATCGCCGCCAAGGCCATCGGCGCCCATCAAGGCTACATCTACTGCCGCGCCGAATACCCGCTTGCCATCCACCGTCTCAATATCGCCATCGACCAGGCCAGGGAAGCGGGTCTGCTGGGCAGGGACATCCTGGGTACAGGCTTTGATTTCGAGCTGGAGATTTACAAGGGCGCCGGGGCATTTGTCTGCGGCGAAGAAACGGCCCTCATGACTTCCATCGAGGGAAAACGAGGCATGCCGAGACCGCGCCCCCCCTTCCCCGCTATCTCGGGTCTGTGGCAGCGTCCGTCCATCCTGAACAATGTCGAGACCCTTGCCAACATCGGCCAGATTATCCTTCGCGGCGCCGCCTGGTATGCCGGCGCGGGTACGACGAGGAGCAAAGGGACGAAGGTTTTCGCCCTTACCGGCGATGTGAATAACATCGGCCTTGTGGAAGTGCCCATGGGCACCCCCCTGGGCACGATCGTTTATGACATCGGCGGCGGGATCGCCAAGGGCAAGAAATTCAAGGCCGCCCAGTTGGGCGGACCCTCCGGCGGGATGATTCCGATACAGCACCTGAATGCGCCCGTGGATTACGAAAAGGTCGCCGAACTCGGGGCCATCATGGGTTCCGGCGGGCTCATCGTCATGAACGAAGACTCCTGCGCCGTCGATATGGCCCGGTTCTTCATGGATTTCTGCAAGGACGAGTCCTGCGGGAAATGCACCCCCTGCCGTGCGGGTACACAGAAGATGCTGGAGATCCTGACCAATATCTGCAACGGCAAGGGGAAGGAAGGGGACATCGAAAAACTTGAAAAATGGGCCAATGTCATTAAAAACACGGCGCTTTGCGGGCTGGGGCAAACGGCGCCGAACCCGGTGCTCTCCACCCTGCGCTACTTCCGTGAGGAGTATGAGGCCCACATTCGGGAAAATCGCTGCCCGGCGGTGGTCTGTCAGGCCTTTTTCAAGACCCCGTGCATGCATGCCTGCCCGATCAACATGGACATCCCCAGCTACCTGGCTTTAATCAAGGCCGATCGCCTGGAAGATGCCTATAAGGTCCTTTTAAAAACCAATCCGTTTCCATCAATTTGCGGCAGGGTGTGCGACCATAAGTGTGAAACCAAGTGCCGCCGGTCCACAGTGGATGAAGCCGTCGGCATCAAGTATCTGAAGCGCTATATTACCGATAATGCCGCCCGGCCGCGCCAGGAAAAAGCGCCGTTAACCCGCAAAGAAAAGATCGCGGTCATCGGCGCCGGTCCTTCGGGTTTGACGGCGGCAAGAGATCTGGCTTTGCGGGGCTATGCAGTCACCCTTTTCGATGAATATGCGCAGGCCGGCGGCATGCTGCGCTGGGGCATCCCCGCCTACCGGTTGCCGCGGGAGATTCTCGATCAAGAAATCGCCGACATCCTGGCCCTCGGCATTGAGTTTCGCAACAATACCAAGGTGGGCTTGGACGTCTCCTGGGATGAGATACGGGTAGCCTACAATGCGGTTTATCTTGCTATCGGCGCCCAGCGCAGCGCACGTTCCGGCGTAGAGGGGGATGGACTGAAAGGCGTCGAAGGGGCGATCGAGTTCCTGCGGGAAGTGAATCTGGGAAGAAATCCCAAGGTGGGAAAACACGTTGCCGTCGTCGGGGGCGGAAATTCCGCTGTCGATGCCGCCCGGTCGGCCCTGAGGCTCGGCGCCGAAACGGTGACTATTCTGTATCGGCGCCTGCGCGAAGACATGCCGGCCCAGGAAGTTGAGATTCATGCGGCTGAAGCCGAAGGAATCAAGATTGAATATCTGGCAGCCCCCGTTCGATTCCAGGGGGCGGACGGCCGGCTGCAAAGCGTTATCTGCCAGCGGATGACCTTGGGTGAATTTGATGCAAGCGGTCGCAGAAAACCCGTGCCCTTCACCGGCAGCGAGTTCAGTCTGGAGGCGGACCAGGTGATTCTGGCCATCGGTCAGGAAGCAATCTTCCCGTTTGATGCCGGGCAGGCGGGGATCGGCGTGACCAAACGAAAGCTCATTGAAGTCGTAAAGGGTTCAAAGACTGCAACCGCCGCTGCGATGGTCTTTGCAGGCGGCGATGCGGTCACCGGTCCCGATACGGTGGTCGGCGCTGTGGCAGCCGGGCATCATGCCGCCGCCGAGATCGATGCGGCCGTTCGCCTGCAAAATGGAGAAGCGCTCTACGTTCCCGTGGAAGAGGAAATCCCAATTCCCATGGTCTTGGAGGAAGAAACCGAGGAGATTCCGCGTGTCTGCATTCCCGAAGTGGCTTGTCTGGAAAGAATTAAGGATTTCAGGGAAGTGGAACTGGGGTTGTCGAAGGAAGCGGCGCTGACGGAAGCGAGCCGCTGCCTGCGTTGCGATATCCAGATTGAATAAGCGTGCCAGGCAGATATTCTTGACGACTATATGATATTTTAAATGGAGAGAACATACCATGGAAACAAAGGTCAATAAGGTAAAGCTTTCGATAGACGGCAAAGAGGTCTTGGTTGATGACGGCTTGACCATCCTTGAAGCGGCCCGGCAAAACGGAATTGACATTCCGACCCTTTGCCAGCATGAGGCGCTTTCAAACTGGGGCGGATGCCGGATGTGCGTGGTTGAAGTCGACGGCTCTCCCAAGCTGATCGCCAGCTGCGTGATGCCGGTGCGAAGCGGCATGGCGGTGGTGACCACGAATGATTATATCCTTGAATGCCGCCGAACCATGATGGAGTTTATCTTTGCCGAAAGGAACCATAACTGCATGTTCTGTCCCCAGAGCGGGGATTGTGAACTTCAGAAACTTGCCTATGAATTGCAGATGGATCATCTGACGGTTGCATTTTCCTTTAATAAGTTTCCCACGGATGTTACCAGTGAATATATGGCCATCGACCATAATCGCTGCATCCTGTGCGGACGGTGTGTGCGCGCCTGCAAGGAGATTGTCGGCGCGTCGGTGCTGAATTTCCAGAACCGCGGACCGAAAAACCTCATCGGTATGGATTTAGACGAAACCCGTGAACAATCCAGCTGCTACGGCTGCGGCATCTGCATGCAGGTGTGTCCCACCGGTGCGATGGTCAACCGCTACCGCAGCCACTATGCGGTCAAGGGGCATTCAAAGGACTGGCAGCCGCTCGATACCGTTTGCTCCCAGTGCGGGCTGCTGTGTCCGACCGTTAACTTTGTCAAGGACAATAACCTGCTCAACATTGAAGGCAAGCTCACGGGGGATAACGGCCGTCCGGATCGGGGCCAGCTCTGCTACAAAGGCCGGTTTGAAGCATTGAAAAATACGGGAAAACGCCTGGACAGTCCCATGGTGCGTTCCGGCAATGGCACCTGGGAAAAGTCGACCTGGGATGAAATTCTTAAACTGGTTTCCGGAAAGCTGAATGACGTTAAAAAGAAAGAGGGGGGCGAAGCCATATTCGGGCTGGCTTCCAGTGCGGCATCCAATGAAGAACTGGTATTGTTCAGAGATTTCATGACGCAGGGATGCTCGGCTGTCTATGTGGACACTTTTGACGGGGCCCATTTCAGGACCGTTGCCGGAGTCTATAAGGAAGGGAAGGAAGCTTTCAGGGAAGCCTCATGGAAAATGATCCCGCAAGCCGATATGGTCATGCTGCTGGGCGCAGCCCCCTCCCAAAGCCAGCCGATGATTTCAACCCTCCTGGGCAAGGGGATCTTGCAACGCAGTCAAAAAGTGGCTGTTCTGGGGGAGACGGATCCGATTCAACCCTATGCTACGTATTATATTCCCGTGGCGGATGGGGCGCTGCCCCTGCTGATAGGAGCTCTGAAGGCCGGCATAAAGGGGTCGGGCGATGGGGGTAAACTCCTGGAGAAGGCGGGTCTTGATGCAGATGCCGTCAAGGCTTTTCATGAAGTGGTTAAAGCCTTTTCCGATTCGGTAAACCCCTTATTTGTCGTGGGCGAAAAACTTACCGGTCTTGAGGATCCCGCCGTCTTGGCTGATATCGCGAGTCTGGCAAAGCAGAAGGGGCTTTATCCGGACAACACCCTGCGGCTGATCATCCTAAAACCCCGCGGCAACAGCGCCGGCGCCTGGAAGATGGGAATTTCATCTTCGAACAAAGTACCCGGCAAAAGCAAATGGAAAGCGGGCCTGGTCCTTCTCGGCGAACCGGACGATTCGTATCTTGCGGCTTTGGAAGGACTCAAAAGCGCAGGCTTTGTTGCGGCGATCAGCCCCTACTTTCCTGAATCCCTGGCCGACCAGGTCGATGCACTGATCCCCAAACCCGCATGGCTGGAGGAGGAAGGAACCTTTACTTCCGTGGAGGGCCATGAAACCGCCTATAAGCAAAAAACGCTGCAGGCGCCGGCGGGGGTAATGGATTCATGGGAGATATTCAAAAATCTGGCTGAACGCGTCGGCTTTAAACCGGAGTATCAATCCTGGAAAAACCTTTCCAAAAAGGCCGAACACGAAATCAAAAAATAGGAATTGCTTAACCAAACAGTTTTTAGCTGTTAACAATGGAGGTCGTTCATGGCAAAACCGAAGGTAGCAACCGTGTGGCTGGAGGGATGCGCCGGCTGTCATATGTCCTTTCTGGATCTGGACGAAAGCCTGGTGGATATCCTGGGTAAAATCGAATTAACGGTGACACCCATTACCGATTTTAAAGATTTTGATTTTCCGGAAGTAACGGTCGGAATTATCGAAGGCGGCGTCGGGAATCAGGAACAATTGGAAATTACCCATCACCTCAGAAAGAAGTGCAAGATTCTTGTGGCCTGGGGAGATTGCGCGGTATTCGGAGGGGTCAACACGATGCGGAACTGGATTCCCACGGAAGAAATTCTCAGGCGGGGTTATATTGAGACCGAAAGCACGGTGAACGGCGTGTTGCCCATTCATGCAGAACTTCCTGTTCTGCTGGACAAGGTTCTCCCGGTAAATGAGGTGGTCCCCGTGGATGTATATGTACCGGGGTGCCCGCCCTCGCCGGAAGCCATTGCACATAGTTTAACTGAAATCTTACAGGGACGGCTGCCGGTTCTTCCAATAGAGCTGATCCATTTTGATTGAGGAGACGACCGATATGAAGACTCTAAGAAAGATAACCATCAATCCCATCAGCCGGCTGGAGGGGCATGGGAAAGTGACCATCAACCTCGATGCAGCCGGCGAGGTGCAGGATGCCTATTTTCATGTAACCCAGTTCAGAGGATACGAAAAGTTCTGCGAGGGGCGGCCTTTTGAAGAGATGCCCATCATCACCCAGCGGATCTGCGGCATCTGTCCGGTCAGCCATCAGCTGGCATCGGCCAAGGCCTGCGACGCCGTCCTGGGGATCGAAATTCCCGCAACCGGCAAACTCCTCAGAGAATTAATGCACATGGGACAATTCATTCAGTCCCATGCCCTGCATTTCTTTCACCTGGCAAGTCCTGATCTCCTTTTGGGATGGGATTCGGATCCGGCCCAGCGCAATGTGGTGGGAGTGGTGGCGAAATTTCCGGAAATCGCCGTAAAGGGCATCCAATTGAGAAAGTTCGGCCAGGAGATCATCAAGGCCCTGGGCGGCAAAAAAGTCCATCCCGCATTCGCCATTCCGGGAGGGGTCACCAATACCCTGCACCGTGAAGACCGCGACCGGCTGCTGGCTGGTTTTGCCGAAGCTTACAGCACCTGTGAAACGGCTCTGGACATTGTTAAAGGCTGGGGAGAGAAAAATCTGGCGGAAGTCAAACGGTTTGCCAATTTTAGATCCAATTATGTGGGACTCATGGATGAAAACGGATGCCCCAACATGTACGAAGGCAGAATTCGGATCGCAGACCCCGACAGGAAGGTGCTGGCTGAATTCGAACCCAAGGACTATCTGACATTTATCGGGGAGCATGTGGAACCCTGGTCTTATATGAAGTTTCCATTTTACAAAAGCCAAGGGTATCCCCAGGGCGCTTACCGGGTGGGACCCCTGGCAAGGCTGAATGCCGCTGACGGCATGAGCACCCCTCGGGCGGACAAAGAGTTCAGGAACTACCTGGCCCTGACCCGGGACGGACTCTGGGGCTGCACCCTGCTGTATCATTACACCCGCCAGATCGAACTCCTGAATTGCCTGGAAAGAGCCGAGGAAATCCTGAAAGATGAACGCGTTTGTGGGACTGAGATCCGAATTACGACGAACCCGTCCAATGCCGAGGGCGTCGGTGTCATCGAGGCGCCCAGGGGAATCTTGATCCATCACTACTGGGTCAACAAGTACGGGGCTATTGAGAAGGCCAACCTGATTGTGGCCACCGGCCACAACAATATCGCCATAAATCGATCGGTTGAGCTGGTGGCCAAGGAATATATCCACAAGGGCGATGTTCGGGAAGGGCTGCTAAACCGTGTGGAAGGCGCGATCCGCTGCTATGACCCCTGCCTGTCATGTGCTACCCATGCCCTTGGCCAGATGGCGTTGAAAATCCAGATTTTCGGCCATAGCGGCGAGATTCTGCATGAATTGCGGAGGGATTAGCCGTGTCGACCCTTGAAGCACAGGCGTGTTGGATTGTCGGATACGGGAACCGGCAGCGCCGGGATGACGGCATTGGTCCCTATGTCGTGGAGAAACTGAAAGGGGCTTTAGAACAGAAAAAAGGGGTGCGCCTTCTGGCAGTGCCCCAGCTCGGGGCCGATCTGGTTGAAGATTTGCGGGAGGCCGATCAGATCCTGTTTGTTGACGCGACCATCGACAACCCGGAGGGCGGACGGAAATGGCGCCGGCTCTACCCTGAAATGCAGGTGCTTCCCTATCTGACCCATCATGTCGATCCGGCCTTCCTCCTGGGCCTTATGCAGGCGCTTTACAGTCGTGCTGCTTCCGCCTGGCTGGTTTCGATACACGGGAGTGATTTTGGATTCGGCGAGGGGCTCAGCCCGGAGTCTGCCAGGACAGCCGATCGGGTAAGTCTTGAAATTTTAGAGTTTATCTGCCAGAAGAATTAAAAATTAGGGTTAAAGGGTTCACAGTTCACGGTTCACAGCTGAAGAAACTAACCGAAGTTAAAGGAGCTATTACCCTTTAACCCGGAAACCCAAACAGGGTTGAGGGATCATCGTTAAAGATACACGTTGACAAACTTTCCTGAAGAACGTTGCAACTGTGAACCGTGAACCCTGAACCTTGAACCGATTACACTAGGAGTAACCCATGGAAAACACAGCAGACATCCTTATTATCGACGATGACAGGGATTTGGTTGATTCGATGCGCATTGTCCTTGAAAGTAAAGCGTACGAGGTTCGGGCTGCTTATAACGGTAAGGAAGGGTATGCGGAAATGGAGCGGAAAATCCCGGACCTTATTATTCTGGATGTCATGATGTCCACCGACACAGAAGGTTTCGATCTTGCCTATAAGCTCCAACGCAGCCCGCAATATAAAAAAATTCCCATACTCATGCTGACCTCATTCCCGCAGAAAATGGTGGAACAGGGGCCGGAGAATTTTCAGCACATTATGGGCGAGGACTGGCCGGTCACGATGTTCTTCGAAAAGCCGATCCAGCCGGAAAAACTTTTCTCTGCGATTGAGCGGCTGCTCAAAGAGAAAAGCGAGTAGTGCGCAACAATCCGGGGCGAATGAAGGAATTATAATGGACTTGCCGTTGAGGGTGAGGCTGCTGGGCGCCTTTGTCGGGGTCGTCGTGCTTTCAGGCGCCCTCACCATTCTGGCCGGCAGTTTTCTGATCAAGCGGATGGTCATATCAGAGGCCGAGCGCCGGGTGGTTTTAGGGTTAAAGACAGCCCGGGCCATGTGGGAGCGACGGCTCGATGAAGCCCTCAAAGCCTGCCTAGTTATCTCCGAAGGCGACATTTCCGAGAAATTGTCTTCCCATCAGGCGGTTGATACGCACACTCTGGATGGACTGCGCATCAAGCTGGAATATGATTTCCTGCATATTTTAGACAGCCGCGGAACGATCCTGACCACTGCTTCCGGCGATAACCTGGGCGCCCAGGCTTCCATCAGCCCCGTCATTTCCTGCGTTCTTCAAACTAGAAAATCGGCTGCCGGTATTTCGATTCTCCCCTTAGAAACCTTAACCATCAAGAACGACGCGCTGGCCGCGCGTACCAAAATTCCCGTCCTGTCGACTCCGCATGCAAAACCCGGGGGACCCCGGGAAATCACTTCGGCCATGGTGCTTGAAGCCGCCGCCCCTATTCTGGACGATCATCAGGAATTGACCGGCATTGTCCGGGTGGGAACCGTCATCAACCAGAACTTCGACTTCGTTGACTTTGTACGTGAAAACGTCTTTACGGCCGCCACTTACGGCGGAAAGAACATGGGAACGGTGACGATATTTCAGGGCGATGTCCGGATCACGACGAATGTCGTCGGCCCGGACGGAAAGCGCGCGATCGGCACCCGCGTCTCCGCTGAGGTCTATGATAAGGTTCTGAATGAAGGCCACATGTGGACCGGTCCGGCCTTTGTGGTGGACAGCTGGTACATTTCCGCTTACGAACCCCTGCGGAACCTGAACGAAGAAATCGTCGGCATGCTGTACGTCGGGGTCTTGAAAAAACGTTATGACGATATGCGTCGGCAGGCGATGACCCTGTTCAGCGTTGTGGCCGTGCTGGTGTTTTTATGCGCCGTTTCCCTTTCGCTCTGGCTGAGCGCCCGGCAGGCCCGCCCCATTACCCAGTTGACCGTCGGGGCGGACGAGGTTGCGCGCGGCAATCTCAATTACCAGTTATCTTATTCGACGGAAGCAAAAAGAGACGAGATCTACCGTCTGACCAGCGCATTCAATCAGATGGTCAGCTCTCTGAAGGAACGCGACCGGCAACTGCAGCACAGCCGCGATGATCTGCAGCAAACGGCAACGGAACTCAAAGAGTGGGTTCAGAATTATCTGGACGCCCTGGAATTTATCACCCATGAACTCAAGAACCAGATCGCGGCAATGAAAATCAACCTGCTGGCCGTGCATGACGGCTACATCGGAAACGTCAGCGCAGAA from Desulfobacterales bacterium includes:
- a CDS encoding cache domain-containing protein, which translates into the protein MDLPLRVRLLGAFVGVVVLSGALTILAGSFLIKRMVISEAERRVVLGLKTARAMWERRLDEALKACLVISEGDISEKLSSHQAVDTHTLDGLRIKLEYDFLHILDSRGTILTTASGDNLGAQASISPVISCVLQTRKSAAGISILPLETLTIKNDALAARTKIPVLSTPHAKPGGPREITSAMVLEAAAPILDDHQELTGIVRVGTVINQNFDFVDFVRENVFTAATYGGKNMGTVTIFQGDVRITTNVVGPDGKRAIGTRVSAEVYDKVLNEGHMWTGPAFVVDSWYISAYEPLRNLNEEIVGMLYVGVLKKRYDDMRRQAMTLFSVVAVLVFLCAVSLSLWLSARQARPITQLTVGADEVARGNLNYQLSYSTEAKRDEIYRLTSAFNQMVSSLKERDRQLQHSRDDLQQTATELKEWVQNYLDALEFITHELKNQIAAMKINLLAVHDGYIGNVSAEQKEALNDVVTAINRAEEMTLNYLNLSRIEKGELQVRARPVHLESDVIRPVLSNFRGRLEATGMRVEVDFPEDLFVQADPALLEIVYENLLGNATRYGRDGGVIKLWGKRLGDKAELHVWNDGPGVPADQIDRLFRKFSRLQTAAKVQPGRGTGLGLFITREIIRRHGGAIHAQSRYHEWLDIIFELPLPDVLIEEPADNIEVQPNMPTRVV